In the genome of Xyrauchen texanus isolate HMW12.3.18 chromosome 33, RBS_HiC_50CHRs, whole genome shotgun sequence, one region contains:
- the LOC127626619 gene encoding regulator of G-protein signaling 9-like, which yields MTIRNVRDHGQRYRPRMACLKKIEAVVLEMQDPKTGVKSQTQRLVITTIPHAITGEDIVGWIANRFKINILEAQAMGTMMVAFGYIYPLQDHKKLIIKPDTSLYRFQTPYFWPAQQWPVEDTDYAIYLAKRNIRKKGMLELYEQEQYNNLYKWMNHKWDFIVMQAKEQYRAGKERKKPDRVVFDCQERAYWVVHRPPPGTVSAMDYGHDRMVDPNVEEVKKKTSDYYRRIIIFTQQCIMRPRVKSSVSIGALVKYTTTYKEHDPFLQACLPSNPWLTDDVTYWTLNMPNVEMPTRMRVERWTFSFGELLSDPRGRADFRLFLKKEFSGENLAFWEACEDLKWGAAETMKEKAQQIYKTFLARGAPRWINIDGKTMDITVKGLAHPHRYVLDAAQTHIYMLMKKDSYGRYLKSPVFKETQRRAIDPNAHRFSEAQLEQNAKRRRPSLSPIILRLQEEEQKTKLAASGPVDITQLCRFTAPVSHLAVYAGICEAQSTASSGLMTMPNSAACPSPISVAIDSTPASERRFDGNGGTSSSHFPSIAEASVSEEENQPPTPKPRMALSLSRLLRRGCNAPSVFASLSPKCAVTSGGGKVQPLGVEPLAQPQPRRIANFFQIKVDIPPECRIYPIDSEDEEDDSPDRARRGVKEIICPWETVTKQDGAE from the exons ATGACTATTAGGAATGTAAGGGACCATGGCCAGCGTTACAGACCGCGTATGGCATGCCTGAAGAAG ATCGAGGCAGTGGTGTTGGAGATGCAGGACCCCAAGACTGGAGTGAAATCTCAGACGCAGAGACTTGTTATTACCACCATCCCACATGCCATAACAG gGGAAGACATTGTTGGATGGATTGCTAACCGATTCAAAATAAATATCTTGG AGGCCCAAGCTATGGGTACCATGATGGTGGCTTTTGGGTACATCTATCCACTACAGGATCATAAAAAACTTATCATTAAACCAGACACATCTCTGTATCGCTTTCAG ACACCATATTTTTGGCCTGCACAGCAGTGGCCAGTTGAGGACACAGACTATG CAATTTATTTGGCAAAGAGAAATATACGCAAGAAAGGGATGTTGGAGCTGTATGAACAG GAACAGTACAACAACCTTTACAAATGGATGAATCACAAGTGGGATTTTATTGTAATGCAGGCCAAAGAGCAGTACAG GGCGGGAAAGGAGCGGAAGAAGCCAGATCGAGTGGTTTTTGACTGTCAGGAACGGGCCTACTGGGTTGTACATCGACCACCG CCAGGTACAGTTAGTGCCATGGACTATGGACATGACAGGATGGTCGACCCCAATGTGGAGGAGGTAAAG AAAAAAACATCTGACTACTACAGAAGAATT ATTATATTCACTCAGCAGTGTATTATGAGGCCAAGGGTGAAGTCATCTGTATCAATTGGAGC ACTTGTTAAGTACACAACAACATACAAAGAGCACGACCCGTTCCTCCAGGCCTGCCTCCCAAGCAACCCTTGGTTAACAGATGATGTAACATATTGGACCCTCAACATGCCAAA TGTTGAGATGCCAACTAGAATGAGGGTGGAACGCTGGACTTTCAGTTTTGGAGAATTGCTTTCTGATCCTCGAGGGAGGGCTGATTTCCGTCTCTTCCTTAAGAAAGAGTTCAGTG GTGAGAATCTTGCCTTTTGGGAAGCATGTGAGGATCTGAAATGGGGTGCTGCAGAGACAATGAAAGAAAAAGCTCAGCAAATTTATAA GACCTTTTTGGCTCGTGGAGCTCCTCGGTGGATCAACATTGATGGCAAAACCATGGACATAACAGTCAAGGGTTTGGCACACCCTCATCGCTATGTACTGGATGCTGCCCAGACTCACATTTACATGCTAATGAAAAAG GACTCCTATGGGCGGTATCTTAAGTCCCCAGTGTTCAAGGAAACTCAGAGGAGGGCTATTGATCCTAATGCACACAGATTCAG TGAGGCCCAGTTGGAGCAGAATGCCAAGAGAAGGCGGCCCAGCTTGAGTCCCATCATTCTGAGACTGCAGGAGGAGGAACAGAAGACAAAACTTGCAGCAAGTGGCCCGGTGGACATTACACAG CTCTGCCGGTTTACAGCCCCTGTGTCTCACCTAGCAGTATATGCAGGCATTTGTGAAGCCCAGTCCACTGCCTCCTCTGGCCTCATGACTATGCCCAACAGTGCTGCCTGCCCCTCTCCCATCAGTGTGGCAATCGACAGTACTCCAGCATCGGAAAGGAGGTTTGATGGCAATGGAGGGACTTCGTCCTCCCATTTCCCATCCATTGCAGAGGCATCAGTATCAGAGGAAGAGAACCAGCCACCCACCCCTAAGCCTCGAATGGCTCTTTCACTGAGCAGACTTCTCCGCAGAGGATGCAATGCCCCATCTGTCTTTGCTAGCCTTTCCCCAAAATGTGCAGTGACTTCAGGGGGAGGGAAAGTACAGCCACTTGGAGTGGAGCCACTTGCACAACCTCAACCAAGAAGAATTGCTAA CTTTTTTCAAATCAAAGTTGACATCCCACCCGAATGCCGGATCTACCCCATTGATTCAGAAGATGAGGAGGATGACAGTCCTGATAGAGCACGAAGAGGTGTCAAAGAAATCATATGTCCATGGGAAACAGTCACCAAACAAGATGGGGCTGAGTAG